A portion of the Microlunatus phosphovorus NM-1 genome contains these proteins:
- a CDS encoding ParA family protein — MRARGPRRAKFDRDEFDNSPTPDEPSARPAAQDQSSTGFPAPTQTRIFVVANQKGGVGKTTTSVNLAAALALGGLNVLVLDLDPQGNASTALGIDHGPGVPGTYEVLIEGAAIEDHLVSSPEAPHLQVLPATIDLAGAEIQLVSSVARENRLRKALRTYLADHPVDYVFLDCPPSLGLITLNALVAASEILIPIQCEYYALEGVSQLVRTINLVKGELNEGLEVSTVLLTMYDARTRLAAQVAEEVRSYFTEQTLPTVIPRSVRISEAPSYGQTVLTYHPDSAGAVSYLEAAQEIARRGARQEGQ, encoded by the coding sequence ATGCGTGCTCGGGGCCCACGGCGAGCCAAGTTCGATCGAGACGAGTTCGACAACAGTCCTACACCTGACGAACCGTCGGCTCGACCAGCAGCGCAGGACCAGTCAAGCACCGGGTTCCCGGCACCGACGCAGACCCGCATCTTCGTCGTGGCGAACCAGAAGGGCGGCGTCGGGAAGACCACGACCTCGGTGAACCTCGCGGCAGCACTGGCGCTCGGAGGGCTCAACGTCCTGGTGCTCGACCTCGATCCCCAAGGCAACGCCTCGACGGCCCTGGGGATCGACCACGGCCCCGGCGTGCCGGGCACCTATGAAGTCCTGATCGAGGGCGCGGCGATCGAGGATCATCTGGTCTCCTCCCCCGAAGCGCCACATCTTCAGGTGCTGCCGGCAACGATTGATCTGGCAGGTGCCGAGATCCAGCTGGTCTCCAGCGTCGCGCGAGAGAACAGACTTCGGAAGGCGCTGCGCACCTACCTCGCAGACCATCCCGTCGACTATGTCTTCCTGGACTGCCCACCGTCGCTCGGACTGATCACCCTGAATGCGCTGGTGGCCGCCTCCGAGATCCTGATCCCTATTCAGTGCGAGTACTACGCCCTGGAAGGGGTCTCCCAACTCGTGCGGACCATCAACCTGGTCAAGGGCGAGCTCAACGAGGGTCTCGAGGTGAGCACGGTGCTGCTCACGATGTACGACGCACGGACCCGGCTCGCGGCACAGGTCGCTGAAGAGGTGCGCTCCTACTTCACCGAGCAGACTCTGCCGACGGTCATCCCGCGCTCGGTGCGGATCTCAGAGGCACCGAGCTACGGCCAGACCGTGCTGACCTACCACCCCGACTCGGCTGGAGCGGTCTCCTACCTCGAGGCAGCCCAGGAGATCGCTCGGCGTGGCGCACGACAGGAGGGGCAGTGA
- the rsmG gene encoding 16S rRNA (guanine(527)-N(7))-methyltransferase RsmG has translation MPDDSVDSGSADPCSVAHRAVVSRVYGDSDAFEQICRYRDILANRGIEWGLLGPREVPRLWDRHILNSAAVAQLVPDHAGVADIGSGAGLPGIPVAILRPDLVVDLVESLLRRTTFLTHTVDDLGITSRVQVVRARAEELDRRYDVVLSRALAPLDRLVRWCRPLLSDGGSILAIKGSSAEQEIADHAKLLRQAGLNAEVVACRLDDEIPPTTVVRLRAR, from the coding sequence GTGCCTGACGACTCCGTCGACTCCGGTTCTGCCGATCCTTGTTCTGTAGCACATCGTGCGGTGGTCAGCCGGGTCTACGGAGACTCCGATGCCTTCGAGCAGATATGTCGATATAGAGATATATTGGCAAATCGAGGTATTGAGTGGGGACTGCTTGGTCCACGCGAAGTTCCTCGGCTATGGGACCGGCACATCCTGAACTCAGCCGCCGTGGCCCAACTGGTGCCGGATCATGCCGGCGTCGCCGATATCGGCTCAGGGGCTGGGCTGCCGGGTATTCCGGTGGCCATCTTGCGACCGGACCTGGTCGTCGACTTGGTCGAGTCACTGCTGCGCCGGACCACTTTCCTCACCCACACTGTGGATGACCTGGGGATAACCTCGCGTGTCCAGGTGGTCCGTGCGCGGGCCGAGGAGTTGGACCGACGCTACGACGTGGTGCTGTCGCGGGCACTCGCTCCCCTGGATCGGCTGGTTCGCTGGTGTCGGCCATTGCTCAGTGACGGTGGCTCGATCCTCGCCATCAAGGGATCTTCGGCCGAGCAGGAGATCGCCGATCACGCCAAGTTGCTGCGTCAAGCCGGCTTGAATGCCGAGGTGGTTGCCTGCCGACTCGACGATGAGATCCCTCCGACGACTGTGGTGCGACTCCGCGCGCGGTGA
- a CDS encoding Jag family protein produces MTNTDETSTSVDVQVADGSDGVAGELVESVAAGPVDAADRADSDEDESDDPGQADASDNPLEVEAEVAADYLEELLDIADLDGDIDTYVDGDRAHVSIVSNSDALVGRDGQVLDALQELARLAVLAETGQRSRLMLDVAGFREKRRTELLALAADAVEVVRDGAEPVHLKAMNPFERKIIHDAVAAAGLTSESEGEEPRRHVVVLPAGA; encoded by the coding sequence ATGACGAACACGGACGAGACGTCGACTTCGGTCGATGTGCAGGTAGCCGACGGGTCGGACGGCGTGGCGGGTGAATTGGTCGAGTCTGTCGCCGCGGGGCCGGTGGATGCCGCCGACCGTGCTGACTCGGACGAGGACGAATCAGATGATCCCGGTCAAGCCGACGCGAGTGACAACCCGCTGGAGGTCGAGGCCGAGGTGGCCGCCGACTATCTGGAGGAACTGCTGGACATCGCCGACCTGGACGGGGACATCGACACCTATGTCGACGGCGACCGCGCCCACGTGTCGATCGTCAGTAACAGCGATGCGCTGGTCGGTCGCGACGGCCAGGTCCTCGATGCGCTGCAGGAGCTGGCCCGGCTGGCCGTGCTCGCCGAGACCGGCCAGCGCAGCCGACTGATGCTGGATGTCGCCGGCTTTCGGGAGAAGCGTCGCACCGAGCTGCTGGCATTGGCTGCTGATGCGGTGGAAGTGGTGCGGGACGGTGCTGAGCCGGTGCACCTGAAGGCGATGAACCCGTTCGAGCGGAAGATCATCCATGACGCTGTCGCCGCGGCCGGACTGACCAGCGAGTCCGAGGGCGAGGAGCCTCGTCGGCACGTCGTCGTGCTGCCCGCAGGTGCCTGA